A single Tenacibaculum sp. Bg11-29 DNA region contains:
- a CDS encoding site-specific integrase, which yields MSFTKVCKRKTTAMQVHTNQLYDPQNYPTKMSGKLTHKIIIKKDYVRTDGTCALYIQLFLDGKRKRLPLNIFVAPKMWNEKKQILKGSSDLTKDYNLVIGKKLAGINRIAVSYRLAGIYLTFEKLIEDLTDPSSKVDFIKFCEKELEKQKEVLAKGTYRQQLSTITKIKKFKDQILFQDINEDLINELIIYCKKNLKNKNTTIQTTLKNFKKFLHIANKKGIRTELKFDDITIKSFKGDRTFLTSEEIKTLYEYRESKFISESRKNIVDRFLFSCFTGLRISDIRNLSNDNFIGDFIAFKSEKTGKFQKIKLNESAKKFINESNEFNGDYTNEHINRELKSIVSSCGIKKRVTFHVARHSFATNYLIKGGGIQNLQKVLGHSNIRETMIYVHIVDSIINEEINNMDDIIN from the coding sequence TTGTCATTTACAAAAGTTTGTAAAAGAAAAACTACGGCAATGCAAGTACATACAAATCAACTATACGACCCACAAAACTACCCAACAAAAATGAGTGGGAAGTTGACACATAAAATCATCATAAAAAAAGACTATGTGCGCACAGATGGAACGTGTGCGCTGTATATTCAGTTATTTTTAGATGGGAAAAGAAAAAGACTTCCACTAAATATTTTTGTAGCTCCTAAAATGTGGAATGAGAAAAAACAGATTTTAAAAGGAAGTTCTGATTTAACAAAAGACTATAATTTAGTTATAGGTAAAAAATTAGCGGGTATAAACCGCATAGCTGTTAGCTATAGACTTGCTGGAATATATTTAACGTTTGAAAAACTAATAGAAGATTTAACCGACCCATCTTCTAAGGTAGATTTTATAAAGTTTTGCGAAAAAGAACTAGAAAAACAAAAGGAAGTACTCGCTAAAGGAACATACAGGCAGCAACTCTCTACTATTACCAAAATAAAAAAATTCAAAGATCAAATTCTTTTCCAAGATATAAATGAGGACCTTATTAACGAGTTAATCATCTATTGTAAGAAAAATCTAAAAAATAAAAACACAACAATTCAAACAACACTAAAAAACTTTAAAAAGTTTTTACACATTGCTAATAAAAAAGGAATTAGAACAGAATTAAAGTTTGATGATATTACAATTAAATCATTTAAAGGAGATAGAACTTTTCTAACATCTGAAGAAATAAAAACTTTATATGAATATAGAGAATCTAAGTTTATATCGGAGTCTCGAAAAAACATAGTAGATCGCTTTTTGTTTTCTTGTTTTACAGGATTGAGAATATCTGATATTCGAAACTTATCTAACGATAATTTTATTGGAGATTTCATTGCTTTTAAATCAGAAAAGACTGGCAAATTTCAAAAGATTAAATTAAATGAATCTGCTAAGAAATTTATTAATGAAAGCAATGAGTTTAACGGAGATTACACAAATGAGCATATTAATAGAGAATTAAAATCTATAGTTTCTTCTTGCGGAATAAAAAAACGTGTTACTTTTCATGTTGCTCGACATAGTTTTGCTACAAATTATCTAATAAAAGGCGGAGGAATACAAAATTTACAAAAAGTATTAGGACATTCTAATATTAGAGAAACAATGATATACGTACATATTGTGGATAGTATCATTAATGAAGAAATCAACAACATGGACGATATTATTAATTAA
- a CDS encoding DUF2306 domain-containing protein — protein sequence MEKTIQILIYIHAVFGGISLLTGFISMLAKKGKTIHKKSGLLFFYTMMLSGIIAMVVAVLPKHVSPFLFAVGIFSLYFVLTGKRALNFKIEKPNLRIDKWISKIMILTGILMILLPIVLTKSINIILVAFAIIGIIFSVRDLILFEKPERLRKGWLKLHLGKMIGGYISAATAFVVVNEFFPSFYGWFIPGIIGGFIITYWMRKMNKKTVANKI from the coding sequence ATGGAAAAAACGATTCAAATTTTAATTTATATTCACGCGGTTTTTGGAGGGATTTCTCTATTAACGGGTTTCATTTCAATGCTTGCAAAAAAAGGAAAAACAATCCATAAAAAATCTGGACTGCTTTTTTTCTATACAATGATGCTATCTGGAATAATTGCTATGGTAGTTGCTGTTTTGCCAAAACACGTAAGTCCTTTTTTATTCGCTGTAGGAATTTTTAGCTTATATTTTGTTTTGACTGGAAAAAGAGCTCTTAATTTCAAAATAGAAAAACCGAATTTGAGAATTGACAAATGGATTTCGAAAATTATGATTTTAACTGGAATTTTAATGATTCTATTACCTATTGTATTGACAAAAAGTATAAACATTATTCTTGTTGCCTTTGCTATTATTGGAATAATATTTTCTGTTAGAGATTTAATATTATTTGAAAAACCTGAACGATTGAGAAAAGGATGGTTGAAATTACATTTAGGAAAAATGATAGGTGGATATATTTCAGCGGCTACGGCATTCGTAGTAGTAAATGAATTTTTTCCTAGTTTTTACGGTTGGTTTATTCCTGGAATTATTGGTGGATTTATAATAACGTATTGGATGAGAAAAATGAATAAAAAAACAGTTGCCAACAAAATATAA
- a CDS encoding VOC family protein, translated as MKNIDELKSPKIDYVGGIQIEARNPKSLADWYSNKFGLTIEMEYEGGYYGGFTGGSVSLHIGIIPAKDNKGNSNISITFHVDDFNGYLGNLKSNGIIPLQTMKDNEGNFAFFNDPENNKIGIWGT; from the coding sequence ATGAAAAATATAGACGAATTAAAATCACCAAAAATTGACTATGTTGGTGGAATCCAAATTGAGGCAAGAAATCCAAAATCTTTAGCTGATTGGTATTCAAATAAATTCGGATTAACTATCGAAATGGAATATGAAGGTGGATATTATGGAGGTTTTACAGGGGGAAGTGTAAGTTTACATATTGGAATTATTCCTGCAAAAGATAATAAAGGAAATAGTAATATTTCTATAACATTTCACGTAGATGATTTTAATGGTTATTTGGGAAATCTAAAATCAAATGGAATAATTCCACTACAAACTATGAAAGACAACGAAGGAAACTTTGCTTTCTTCAATGACCCAGAAAATAATAAAATAGGAATTTGGGGAACTTAA
- a CDS encoding response regulator transcription factor, with product MKRIKVHVADNHSLIFDGIKSLLKNSNIDIVGYSKNGLELIEWCKLNNCDVIVLDLSMDVMNGIEVLKYFKQNAISKKIVVFSSYLDILFIEETIKMGAKSYLLKDDNPENLVKAINNANLGKTFYSTKVKKYLVEEHVTSKGVKGNLKILKELLSDKELKIVKLLVNDHNTVQIGEEMNITPSTVRSVTSKLRERFKTTTTVGLALRFAFLHDD from the coding sequence ATGAAAAGAATAAAGGTGCATGTTGCCGATAATCATAGTTTAATATTCGATGGTATTAAATCTTTGCTTAAAAATAGCAACATAGATATTGTAGGCTATTCTAAAAACGGTTTAGAACTTATAGAATGGTGTAAGCTTAATAATTGCGATGTTATTGTTTTAGACCTCTCTATGGATGTTATGAATGGCATTGAAGTTTTAAAATATTTTAAGCAAAACGCAATTTCGAAAAAAATTGTTGTGTTTTCATCATACTTAGATATTCTATTTATAGAAGAAACTATAAAAATGGGCGCAAAATCATACTTATTAAAAGATGATAATCCCGAAAACTTAGTAAAAGCAATTAATAATGCGAATCTTGGTAAAACATTTTATTCAACCAAAGTAAAAAAATACTTAGTAGAAGAACATGTTACCTCTAAAGGAGTAAAAGGAAATTTAAAAATATTAAAAGAGCTTTTATCAGATAAAGAATTAAAAATTGTAAAATTATTAGTTAACGACCATAATACGGTGCAAATAGGTGAAGAAATGAATATAACACCCAGTACAGTTAGGTCGGTAACATCTAAACTAAGAGAACGTTTTAAAACAACAACAACTGTAGGTTTAGCTTTGCGTTTTGCATTTTTACATGACGATTAA
- a CDS encoding DUF6090 family protein, whose product MRKYIKAFFKEIVPIIIGILIALYINNWNENKKDEKYINQILSSMDKELKESNDDIKKKIPQQQTLIDTLNFYKKNDSISLFDVMMKVNGIQIPKIRISSWKAISNSKIELLEYDRVSALANIEEQKELLLSKTQYLMNFLYPNIKDTSIDKKELIMLMMQDIIVSERDLQKEIEGIIQN is encoded by the coding sequence ATGAGAAAATATATCAAAGCATTCTTTAAAGAAATAGTTCCAATAATAATTGGTATTCTAATAGCTCTTTACATAAACAATTGGAATGAAAATAAAAAAGACGAAAAGTATATTAATCAAATACTTTCTTCAATGGATAAGGAATTGAAAGAAAGCAATGACGATATCAAAAAAAAAATACCTCAACAACAAACACTTATCGATACATTAAATTTTTACAAAAAGAATGATTCAATTTCTCTTTTCGATGTAATGATGAAAGTCAATGGAATTCAGATACCTAAAATTAGAATTAGTTCTTGGAAAGCTATTTCTAACTCAAAAATTGAATTGCTTGAGTACGATAGAGTTTCCGCATTGGCAAATATTGAAGAGCAGAAAGAGCTATTGTTATCAAAAACTCAATATTTAATGAATTTCCTTTACCCAAATATAAAAGATACCAGCATCGACAAAAAAGAACTTATTATGTTAATGATGCAGGATATTATAGTTTCGGAAAGAGATTTACAAAAGGAAATCGAGGGAATTATTCAAAATTAA
- a CDS encoding YgcG family protein: MKKALIIIGSIGILLIFILYAFPKIIGIPIAYYNSNQALNENGKPATELTVGIDSITNFPKPIGYVNDFENIFTNDERIKLDKTIGAYQIESTNEIAIVTISSIEPYENIKKYATELSNEWGIGKAEKNNGLLILFSQSLGKIQISTGTGTEKILTDEICKKVIDQIIIPEFKKGDFHSGIKKGLEELIIKWK, translated from the coding sequence ATGAAGAAAGCATTAATAATTATAGGTTCAATCGGAATTTTATTAATTTTTATTTTATATGCTTTTCCGAAAATAATTGGAATTCCAATTGCTTATTATAATTCAAACCAAGCTTTGAATGAAAACGGAAAACCTGCAACTGAATTGACAGTTGGAATTGACTCAATAACGAATTTTCCGAAACCAATTGGATATGTTAATGATTTTGAAAATATTTTCACAAATGACGAAAGAATTAAATTAGACAAAACAATTGGAGCTTATCAAATTGAATCCACAAATGAAATTGCTATAGTTACAATCTCGTCAATTGAACCTTATGAAAATATAAAGAAATACGCGACTGAATTATCAAACGAATGGGGAATTGGAAAAGCCGAAAAAAATAATGGACTCTTAATACTATTTAGTCAATCGTTAGGAAAAATTCAAATTTCAACAGGAACAGGGACTGAAAAAATATTAACTGATGAAATTTGCAAAAAAGTAATTGATCAAATTATAATTCCTGAATTCAAAAAAGGAGACTTTCATAGCGGAATTAAAAAAGGATTAGAAGAACTAATTATTAAATGGAAATAA
- a CDS encoding cation transporter — MNKTIFEITKMDCPSEENLIRMKLDGISSIANLEFDIPNRKLIIFHRGEINKIEKAIFELKLGGRNICTEQTDQTEFKENVNQKKLLWSILIINFAFFFIEMTTGIISKSMGLVADSLDMLADSFVYGISLFAVGGTIIKKKRIAKLAGYFQITLAIIGFSEVLRRFFGVEKLPDFSTMIIVSILALIANGFCLYILQKSKSKEEAHMKASMIFTSNDIIINLGVIIAGILVHYLNSNKPDLIIGIIVFVLVIQGAFRILKLSK, encoded by the coding sequence ATGAATAAAACAATATTTGAAATTACCAAAATGGATTGTCCATCAGAAGAAAATTTAATCCGAATGAAGTTGGATGGAATTTCTAGTATTGCGAATTTGGAGTTTGATATTCCAAATCGAAAATTGATTATTTTTCATAGAGGAGAAATTAACAAAATCGAAAAGGCGATTTTTGAATTGAAATTAGGAGGGAGAAATATATGTACTGAGCAAACCGACCAAACGGAATTTAAAGAGAATGTCAACCAAAAAAAGTTACTTTGGTCTATACTTATAATAAATTTCGCCTTTTTCTTTATCGAAATGACGACAGGGATTATCTCAAAATCAATGGGGCTTGTTGCTGACAGTTTAGATATGCTTGCTGATAGTTTTGTTTATGGAATTAGTTTATTTGCGGTGGGCGGAACTATAATAAAGAAAAAAAGAATTGCCAAACTTGCTGGGTATTTTCAAATAACACTTGCTATTATTGGTTTTTCGGAAGTTTTAAGAAGGTTTTTCGGAGTTGAAAAGCTTCCAGATTTTTCGACAATGATTATCGTTTCTATTTTGGCACTTATTGCAAATGGGTTTTGTCTTTACATTTTGCAAAAATCAAAAAGTAAAGAAGAGGCACATATGAAAGCTAGTATGATTTTTACTTCAAATGATATAATTATCAATTTAGGAGTAATTATAGCAGGAATTTTAGTGCATTATTTAAATTCAAATAAACCTGATTTAATTATTGGTATAATCGTTTTTGTGTTAGTAATTCAAGGAGCATTTCGTATACTGAAATTGAGCAAATAG
- a CDS encoding putative signal transducing protein: protein MKEHIKIHTGTTILTNRLAFLLDEAKIATLIKDSKESGRLAGFGSTGASCELFIYNSDLENAKKIIEDFKKELNE from the coding sequence ATGAAAGAACACATAAAAATACATACGGGAACTACAATTTTAACAAATAGGCTTGCTTTTTTACTTGACGAAGCAAAAATAGCAACTTTAATTAAAGACAGTAAAGAATCTGGCAGATTGGCTGGTTTTGGATCTACAGGCGCTTCTTGTGAATTATTTATCTATAATTCTGATTTAGAGAATGCTAAAAAAATAATTGAAGATTTCAAAAAAGAATTAAACGAGTAA